From Rhinolophus sinicus isolate RSC01 linkage group LG15, ASM3656204v1, whole genome shotgun sequence, the proteins below share one genomic window:
- the LOC141568911 gene encoding CMRF35-like molecule 5 isoform X1: MWLPPALLLLILPGCFSIQGPASVRGPEQGSLTVQCRYDPKWETYVKWWCKGADWGPCQILVKTNGSEWKKDRVSITDNRTSHIFTVTMKKLRRDDADTYWCGIQRTGTDFGVQVVVTIDPEGTVMTSSENLLSRTIATSHGGLSSVSNVSPTETPSTKVFTSNLGPASSLPATTWPSMTRQDTPDHSQHPRSLLSDVHFLLLVFLELPLLLSMLSAVLWVNRPQKSSGRRGNQADYENQ, from the exons ATGTGGCTGCCTCCAGCTCTACTCCTTCTCATCCTCCCAG GCTGCTTCTCCATCCAGGGCCCAGCGTCCGTGagaggcccagagcagggctCACTGACCGTGCAGTGTCGCTATGACCCCAAATGGGAGACCTACGTGAAGTGGTGGTGTAAAGGAGCTGATTGGGGTCCCTGCCAGATTCTAGTTAAAACCAATGGATCAGAGTGGAAGAAGGACCGTGTGTCCATCACGGACAATCGGACAAGCCACATATTCACCGTGACCATGAAGAAGCTCAGGCGAGATGATGCAGACACTTACTGGTGTGGGATTCAGAGAACTGGAACTGACTTTGGGGTCCAAGTTGTAGTGACCATCGATCCAG AGGGAACAGTCATGACCAGCTCAGAGAACCTGCTCTCTAGGACAATTGCCACCAGCCACGGAGGGTTGTCTTCTGTGTCCAATGTCAG CCCCACAGAAACCCCCAGCACAAAGGTCTTCACAAGCAACCTGGGCCCTGCGTCCTCTCTGCCAGCGACTACGTGGCCCAGCATGACCAGGCAGGACACCCCAGACCACAGCCAACACCCTCG GTCCTTACTCAGCGACGTCCACTTCCTGCTCCTGGTCTTCCTGGAGCTGCCCCTGCTCCTGAGCATGCTCAGTGCTGTCCTCTGGGTGAACAGGCCTCAGAAGAGTTCTGGGAGGAGGGGGAACCAGGCTGATTATGAGAACCAGTAA
- the LOC141568911 gene encoding uncharacterized protein LOC141568911 isoform X2 produces the protein MRKDLGLVQSLGLREAKGTESQGSAPACTASLPEILHPDQLQHRTQNQARQESRGAQKGRSGDTDIRTSVRRLGLIHIQGLVLLQVTSVLGNDPEGWGCMAAFSPAPSPGPSPTETPSTKVFTSNLGPASSLPATTWPSMTRQDTPDHSQHPRSLLSDVHFLLLVFLELPLLLSMLSAVLWVNRPQKSSGRRGNQADYENQ, from the exons ATGAGGAAGGACCTTGGTCTTGTCCAGTCATTGGGACTCAGAGAAGCCAAGGGCACCGAGAGCCAGGGGTCTGCACCAGCCTGTACAGCTTCTCTCCCTGAGATCCTGCACCCTGACCAGCTCCAGCATCGGACGCAAAACCAGGCTAGACAAGAAAGCAGAGGGGCCCAGAAAGGCAGAAGTGGGGACACGGACATCAGAACCTCTGTGAGGAGGCTCGGTCTCATCCACATCCAGGGCCTGGTGCTGCTGCAGGTGACATCTGTGCTGGGCAATGACCCTGAGGGTTGGGGCTGCATGGCTGCCTTCAGCCCTGCTCCTTCTCCAGGTCCTAG CCCCACAGAAACCCCCAGCACAAAGGTCTTCACAAGCAACCTGGGCCCTGCGTCCTCTCTGCCAGCGACTACGTGGCCCAGCATGACCAGGCAGGACACCCCAGACCACAGCCAACACCCTCG GTCCTTACTCAGCGACGTCCACTTCCTGCTCCTGGTCTTCCTGGAGCTGCCCCTGCTCCTGAGCATGCTCAGTGCTGTCCTCTGGGTGAACAGGCCTCAGAAGAGTTCTGGGAGGAGGGGGAACCAGGCTGATTATGAGAACCAGTAA
- the LOC141568878 gene encoding CMRF35-like molecule 6 isoform X2, which produces MTLRVGAAWLPSALLLLQVLVTLDSLTEEDEGTYTCGIDIPLDLDPMFQVKVSVFPAPTETPSTKVFTSNLGPASSLPATTWPSMTRQDTPDPRQHPRSLLSDVHFLLLVFLELPLLLSMLSAVLWVNRPQKSSGRRGNQADYENQ; this is translated from the exons ATGACCCTGAGGGTTGGGGCTGCATGGCTGCCTTCAGCCCTGCTCCTTCTCCAGGTCCTAG TGACCTTGGACAGCCTCACAGAGGAAGATGAAGGCACGTACACGTGTGGGATCGATATACCATTGGATCTGGACCCCATGTTCCAGGTTAAGGTGTCTGTGTTCCCAG CCCCCACAGAAACCCCCAGCACAAAGGTCTTCACTAGCAACCTGGGCCCTGCATCCTCTCTGCCAGCGACCACCTGGCCCAGCATGACCAGGCAAGACACCCCGGACCCCAGGCAACACCCTCG GTCCTTACTCAGCGACGTCCACTTCCTGCTGCTGGTCTTCCTGGAGCTGCCCCTGCTCCTGAGCATGCTCAGTGCTGTCCTCTGGGTGAACAGGCCTCAGAAGAGCTCTGGGCGGAGGGGGAACCAGGCTGATTATGAGAACCAGTAA
- the LOC141568878 gene encoding CMRF35-like molecule 6 isoform X1, whose protein sequence is MTLRVGAAWLPSALLLLQVLGSLSLSGPHTVTGTVGGSLSVQCRYEEEFREHIKYWCDDSCSSLILKKIVQTTRSEREVRRGRVSIRDHPANLTFTVTLDSLTEEDEGTYTCGIDIPLDLDPMFQVKVSVFPAPTETPSTKVFTSNLGPASSLPATTWPSMTRQDTPDPRQHPRSLLSDVHFLLLVFLELPLLLSMLSAVLWVNRPQKSSGRRGNQADYENQ, encoded by the exons ATGACCCTGAGGGTTGGGGCTGCATGGCTGCCTTCAGCCCTGCTCCTTCTCCAGGTCCTAG GCTCTTTGTCTCTGAGTGGCCCCCACACCGTGACGGGCACTGTGGGGGGATCCCTGAGTGTGCAGTGTCGGTACGAGGAGGAATTCAGAGAACATATCAAATACTGGTGTGACGACTCATGCTCGTCACTGATATTGAAGAAGATTGTGCAGACGACAAGATCAGAGAGAGAAGTGAGGCGAGGTCGCGTGTCCATCAGGGACCATCCAGCAAACCTCACCTTCACAGTGACCTTGGACAGCCTCACAGAGGAAGATGAAGGCACGTACACGTGTGGGATCGATATACCATTGGATCTGGACCCCATGTTCCAGGTTAAGGTGTCTGTGTTCCCAG CCCCCACAGAAACCCCCAGCACAAAGGTCTTCACTAGCAACCTGGGCCCTGCATCCTCTCTGCCAGCGACCACCTGGCCCAGCATGACCAGGCAAGACACCCCGGACCCCAGGCAACACCCTCG GTCCTTACTCAGCGACGTCCACTTCCTGCTGCTGGTCTTCCTGGAGCTGCCCCTGCTCCTGAGCATGCTCAGTGCTGTCCTCTGGGTGAACAGGCCTCAGAAGAGCTCTGGGCGGAGGGGGAACCAGGCTGATTATGAGAACCAGTAA